From the Oncorhynchus nerka isolate Pitt River linkage group LG28, Oner_Uvic_2.0, whole genome shotgun sequence genome, one window contains:
- the LOC115113325 gene encoding 3-hydroxyanthranilate 3,4-dioxygenase — translation MSVKPLVVNVDKWIAENETAFLPPVCNKLMHLSQLNIMFVGGPNSRKDYHIEEGEELFYQVKGDMCLKLVENGKHKDVHIREGEMFLLPARIAHSPQRQANTVGLVVERRRLQSETDCLRYYVDNTSDTLFERWFYCENLGTQLVPLIQEFFASEQHRTGKPNPYEVFRQPPFPMNTMDVMTPFHFRDWVDKQQPSLASGRPIDMFGAQFETETLLYGPGQTEACERETDVWIWQQEGSSHVTLDGQEFPLSTGDSLLIPGHSQYQWSRAEGSVSLFVAQNPERKRA, via the exons ATGAGTGTCAAACCCCTTGTTGTGAATGTGGACAAATGGATTGCAGAGAATGAGACGGCTTTTTTGCCACCGGTGTGCAATAAACTCAT GCATTTGTCACAGCTGAACATCATGTTTGTTGGAGGTCCCAACAGCAGAAAGGACTACCAcatagaggaaggggaggag CTCTTTTACCAGGTGAAAGGGGACATGTGTCTGAAGTTGGTTGAGAATGGCAAACATAAGGATGTGCATATCCgcgagggagag ATGTTTCTGCTCCCAGCTCGGATCGCCCACTCCCCCCAGAGACAGGCTAACACTGTGGGGCTGGTGGTGGAGAGAAGGAGGCTTCAGTCAGAGACCGACTGTTTAAG GTACTATGTGGACAACACTTCAGATACCCTTTTTGAGAGATGGTTTTACTGTGAAAACTTGGGGACCCAGCTGGTGCCACTGATTCAAGA GTTCTTTGCGTCGGAGCAGCACAGAACAGGCAAGCCAAACCCAT ATGAGGTCTTCAGACAGCCTCCCTTCCCCATGAACACCATGGATGTGATGACCCCCTTCCACTTTAGAGACTGGGTGGACAAACAGCAACCCTCACTGGCCAGTGGACGCCCCATAGACATGTTTGGGGCCCAGTTTGAGACGGAG ACCCTTCTGTATGGGCCCGGGCAGACAGAGGCTTGTGAACGAGAAACTGATGTCTGGATATGGCAGCAG GAGGGATCTTCCCATGTGACTCTGGATGGCCAAGAGTTCCCTCTATCCACAGGAGACAGTCTACTCATTCCTGGACACAGCCA GTACCAATGGAGTCGGGCTGAGGGGAGCGTTTCCCTGTTTGTTGCTCAGAACCCAGAGAGAAAGCGTGCATGA